Within the Kingella potus genome, the region ATGTGCGTCCACCCATCTTCGTCCGGCCGCTCTTCCGGCAGACGCTGCAACAGCAGCCCTGCCACGGTATGGTCTTCGGCGGCCAGTGTGATACGGGTTTCAATCTGTTCGGAGTTGCGCATATAGTGGGTCAGCATTTGGGCGATGCTGCCGCCTTCGAGCGGTACGATACCCTGCCATGCTTCGCCGTCTTTCGGCTGGAGGGTAATGGCGAAAATGCCGTTTTCGCCCAACAAATCGCGCAGGTTTTCGTCATCGCCGATATGTGCGCTTTCGTCCCAACGCGCGGTGGCACGGCAGGTGTTTTCGGATGTGGTTTCCACCACCAGCATTTTCAGACGGCCTTGCCCCTGTACTTGTACGGTAAGCGTGCCGTCGATCTTCAGATTGCCCGACAATAATGCGCCGGCAGCCAGCAACTCCCCGAGTGCGCGCCGGATGGCGGCAGGATAGTGTTTGCGGCCGACTATATGCCGCCATACTTCGTCCAAGCGCACATGCAGGCCGCGCACGGCCATGCCGTCAAAAATAAAGCGGGTTCTCAAATCTTGGTTTTGCATTTCATTGTTACCTTTCAAATTGCGGCGGCAGAACTTTATACAGGCCGTCTGAAAACAGAACGGCCTGTCTCCGGATGCGCTCTGCCGCGCGGATTCGCGCCATATGGCAGTGCGCCAGCCAAAAATCAAGAGCCGTATCCGCACCGTACCTTGTC harbors:
- the hslO gene encoding Hsp33 family molecular chaperone HslO — protein: MQNQDLRTRFIFDGMAVRGLHVRLDEVWRHIVGRKHYPAAIRRALGELLAAGALLSGNLKIDGTLTVQVQGQGRLKMLVVETTSENTCRATARWDESAHIGDDENLRDLLGENGIFAITLQPKDGEAWQGIVPLEGGSIAQMLTHYMRNSEQIETRITLAAEDHTVAGLLLQRLPEERPDEDGWTHIGMLADTVTDKELIGLDAPHLLYRLFHETPPRVFDPEALEFACTCSRGKVSDMLLMLGGGEVGSVVAEQGSIEIDCDFCNEKYVFDETDVNALFGADIVRAVREEPQILQ